A section of the Agrococcus sp. SGAir0287 genome encodes:
- a CDS encoding alpha/beta hydrolase family protein codes for MRGAGLLVDEDAHEICTVVPTEMGDLQAILHVPDDAPLPGLVLVDGADDGDRYGWGGRPAWLADAGAVVLRHDRPGCGGSPGDWRSQTLEDRAHESLDAARVLRGRPATAGQPIGLYGVGQGGWVALLAATLDPTLVDFVIVQSGPATSPREHERERLERALVHAGLEGRALASALAWVDERSRLVASDVPIEDVLALQQRYEHEPWFPVVRRPYDDAASLRRLRGILTYDSSTVLPLVRCPVLVLLGAADPTFSIHASIAAYGQRLLPNARSGGAVLPDADQGMFVAAPADGVDRRSQLAPAYLPLVSAFLADQRR; via the coding sequence ATGCGCGGCGCTGGCCTGCTCGTCGACGAGGACGCCCACGAGATCTGCACGGTCGTGCCCACCGAGATGGGCGACCTCCAGGCGATCCTCCACGTGCCGGACGACGCGCCCCTGCCCGGACTCGTGCTCGTCGACGGCGCCGACGACGGCGACCGCTACGGATGGGGCGGCCGGCCGGCGTGGCTCGCGGATGCCGGAGCCGTGGTGCTGCGCCACGACAGACCCGGATGCGGCGGCTCGCCCGGCGACTGGCGCTCGCAGACGCTCGAGGATCGCGCGCACGAGTCCCTCGACGCCGCGCGCGTGCTGCGCGGCCGCCCCGCGACCGCCGGGCAGCCGATCGGGCTCTACGGCGTCGGGCAGGGCGGCTGGGTCGCGCTGCTCGCCGCGACGCTCGATCCGACCCTCGTCGACTTCGTCATCGTCCAGTCGGGGCCGGCGACCTCGCCGCGCGAGCACGAGCGGGAGCGGCTCGAGCGCGCGCTCGTGCACGCGGGCCTCGAGGGACGCGCGCTGGCCTCGGCGCTGGCCTGGGTCGACGAGCGCTCGCGGCTCGTCGCGAGCGACGTGCCCATCGAGGACGTCCTCGCGCTGCAGCAGCGCTACGAGCACGAGCCCTGGTTCCCCGTCGTGCGGCGCCCATACGACGACGCGGCGTCGCTGCGTCGCCTGCGCGGCATCCTGACGTACGACTCGAGCACGGTGCTGCCGCTCGTGCGCTGCCCCGTGCTCGTGCTGCTGGGCGCCGCGGATCCCACGTTCTCGATCCACGCGAGCATCGCCGCGTACGGGCAGCGGCTGCTGCCGAACGCGCGATCGGGCGGCGCGGTGCTGCCGGACGCGGATCAGGGGATGTTCGTCGCCGCCCCCGCGGACGGCGTCGACCGCCGATCGCAGCTCGCGCCCGCCTACCTGCCGCTCGTCTCGGCGTTCCTCGCCGACCAGCGCCGCTGA
- the eno gene encoding phosphopyruvate hydratase — protein sequence MASIDALLAREILDSRGNPTVEVEVLLSDGAVGRAAVPSGASTGQFEAYELRDGDKGRYLGKGVQQAVEAVNGEIADAIEGLAADDQRIVDQTLIELDGTPNKSRLGANAILGVSLAVAKAAADSAALPLFRYLGGPNGHVLPVPMMNVINGGAHADTGVDIQEFMILPIGAPSYREALRWGTETYHTLKAILNEDGLSTGLGDEGGFAPDLPTNRAALELLVRAIERAGFTPGTDIALGLDVAASEFYEDGVYRFEGKERTSAEMAEYYADLVASFPLITIEDPLDESDWEGWTQITEQLGDKVQLVGDDLFVTNPERLSEGIAKGAGNALLVKVNQIGTLSETFDAVRIATAARYASVLSHRSGETEDTTIADIAVALNVGQIKTGAPARSDRVAKYNQLLRIEEDLAEAAVYAGAAAFPRFQG from the coding sequence GTGGCATCCATCGACGCACTGCTCGCCCGCGAGATCCTCGACTCGCGCGGCAATCCGACCGTCGAGGTCGAGGTGCTGCTGTCCGACGGCGCCGTCGGTCGTGCCGCGGTGCCCTCGGGCGCGTCCACCGGCCAGTTCGAGGCGTACGAGCTGCGCGACGGCGACAAGGGCCGCTACCTCGGCAAGGGCGTGCAGCAGGCGGTCGAGGCCGTGAACGGCGAGATCGCCGACGCGATCGAGGGGCTCGCGGCCGACGACCAGCGCATCGTCGACCAGACGCTCATCGAGCTCGACGGCACGCCGAACAAGTCGCGCCTGGGCGCCAACGCCATCCTCGGCGTCTCGCTCGCCGTCGCGAAGGCCGCCGCCGACTCCGCGGCCCTGCCCCTGTTCCGCTACCTCGGCGGTCCGAACGGCCACGTGCTGCCCGTGCCGATGATGAACGTCATCAACGGCGGCGCGCACGCCGACACCGGCGTCGACATCCAGGAGTTCATGATCCTGCCGATCGGCGCGCCGTCGTACCGCGAGGCGCTGCGCTGGGGCACGGAGACGTACCACACGCTCAAGGCGATCCTCAACGAGGACGGGCTGTCGACCGGCCTCGGCGACGAGGGCGGCTTCGCCCCCGACCTGCCCACGAACCGCGCGGCGCTCGAGCTGCTCGTGCGCGCGATCGAGCGCGCCGGCTTCACGCCCGGCACGGACATCGCGCTCGGTCTCGACGTCGCCGCGAGCGAGTTCTACGAGGACGGCGTCTACCGCTTCGAGGGCAAGGAGCGCACGAGCGCCGAGATGGCCGAGTACTACGCCGACCTCGTCGCATCGTTCCCGCTCATCACGATCGAGGACCCGCTCGACGAGTCCGACTGGGAGGGCTGGACGCAGATCACCGAGCAGCTCGGCGACAAGGTCCAGCTGGTGGGCGACGACCTGTTCGTCACGAACCCCGAGCGCCTCTCGGAGGGCATCGCGAAGGGCGCCGGCAACGCGCTGCTCGTCAAGGTCAACCAGATCGGCACGCTCAGCGAGACGTTCGACGCCGTGCGCATCGCGACGGCCGCGCGCTACGCGTCGGTGCTCTCGCACCGCTCGGGCGAGACGGAGGACACGACGATCGCCGACATCGCCGTCGCCCTCAACGTCGGCCAGATCAAGACGGGCGCACCCGCCCGCTCCGACCGCGTCGCGAAGTACAACCAGCTCCTGCGCATCGAGGAGGACCTCGCGGAGGCCGCGGTCTACGCGGGCGCCGCCGCCTTCCCGCGCTTCCAGGGCTGA
- a CDS encoding NAD(P)/FAD-dependent oxidoreductase produces the protein MTTRILIVGGGYAGFYTALGLEKILGRGEAEVTVVDPLPYMTYQPFLPEVAAGSIEARHAVVSLRKHLKRTAVITARVTAIDHTAKTATISPEDGEPFDLEYDELVLTAGAVSRTFPIPGVADVAIGMKTIEEAAAVRDRLIANFARASVLPEGPERTRLLTVVVVGGGFAGIEVFAELRSLATSLIELYPSITMDDIHFHLIEAMGRIMPEVSLETAKKVVAQLEAREAHVHLDTQLKSAVDGIVELSTGETFESDLIIWTAGVMANPMVRKTGLPLDERGRVTAKTTLQVVDGDEIVANAWTAGDVAAVPDVSKTPGPGGFCVPNAQHAVRQGKLLAKNVAAALRGEAPREYIHANQGAVAGLGLGQGAFQKGKIGFTGPLAWLAHRGYHGLAMPMWERKLRVFGDWMGGFVLGRDDVQLAMRETPREVFEEFASRPKPASDAVEAPKAAPIADTQPAKAEEQKAAAEAADEKAATKA, from the coding sequence GTGACCACACGCATCCTCATCGTCGGCGGTGGCTACGCCGGCTTCTACACCGCGCTCGGCCTGGAGAAGATCCTCGGCCGCGGCGAGGCCGAGGTGACCGTCGTCGACCCGCTGCCGTACATGACGTACCAGCCCTTCCTGCCCGAGGTCGCGGCAGGCAGCATCGAGGCCCGCCACGCCGTCGTCTCGCTGCGCAAGCACCTGAAGCGCACCGCCGTCATCACGGCGCGCGTCACGGCCATCGACCACACGGCGAAGACCGCGACGATCTCGCCCGAGGACGGCGAGCCGTTCGACCTCGAGTACGACGAGCTCGTGCTCACCGCCGGTGCCGTCTCGCGCACCTTCCCGATCCCGGGCGTCGCCGACGTCGCGATCGGCATGAAGACGATCGAGGAGGCCGCCGCCGTGCGCGACCGCCTCATCGCGAACTTCGCACGCGCCTCCGTGCTGCCCGAGGGCCCCGAGCGCACGCGCCTGCTGACCGTCGTGGTCGTCGGCGGCGGCTTCGCCGGCATCGAGGTCTTCGCCGAGCTGCGCTCGCTCGCGACGAGCCTCATCGAGCTGTACCCGTCGATCACGATGGACGACATCCACTTCCACCTCATCGAGGCGATGGGGCGCATCATGCCCGAGGTCAGCCTCGAGACGGCGAAGAAGGTCGTCGCGCAGCTCGAGGCGCGCGAGGCGCACGTCCACCTGGACACGCAGCTCAAGTCGGCCGTCGACGGCATCGTCGAGCTCTCCACCGGCGAGACGTTCGAGTCGGACCTCATCATCTGGACGGCCGGCGTCATGGCGAACCCGATGGTGCGCAAGACGGGCCTGCCGCTCGACGAGCGCGGCCGCGTCACGGCGAAGACGACGCTCCAGGTCGTCGACGGCGACGAGATCGTGGCGAACGCCTGGACCGCCGGCGACGTCGCAGCCGTGCCCGACGTGTCGAAGACCCCCGGCCCCGGCGGCTTCTGCGTGCCCAACGCGCAGCACGCCGTGCGTCAGGGCAAGCTGCTCGCCAAGAACGTCGCCGCAGCCCTGCGCGGCGAGGCTCCCCGCGAGTACATCCACGCCAACCAGGGCGCCGTCGCGGGCCTCGGCCTCGGCCAGGGTGCGTTCCAGAAGGGCAAGATCGGCTTCACCGGTCCGCTCGCCTGGCTCGCGCACCGCGGCTACCACGGCCTCGCGATGCCCATGTGGGAGCGCAAGCTGCGCGTGTTCGGCGACTGGATGGGCGGCTTCGTGCTCGGCCGCGACGACGTGCAGCTCGCGATGCGCGAGACGCCGCGCGAGGTCTTCGAGGAGTTCGCCTCGCGGCCGAAGCCCGCGTCCGACGCCGTCGAGGCGCCGAAGGCCGCGCCGATCGCCGACACGCAGCCGGCGAAGGCCGAGGAGCAGAAGGCGGCCGCCGAGGCAGCCGACGAGAAGGCAGCGACGAAGGCCTGA
- a CDS encoding alanine racemase, which yields MLDLAAASPFDADAHWPSMDAATRDLDAPLAALSLSALAANAADLVRRASGTPIRVASKSVRCRAVLDAVLAQPGWHGILAYTLSEALWLAETCDDVVVGYPSVDRAAIAALAASERLASRVTIMVDDPAQLDLVDAVAAPRTRATIRVALELDASWRGPLGHVGPRRSPVHAAADLDSLARVVADRPGFSLVGVMAYEGQIAGVGDAASAVVRAMQRVSAAELAERRADAVARVRRIADLAFVNGGGTGSLERTSAEPAVTEVAAGSGLFGPGLFDGYRGFQPAPALAIALPVVRRPSADVATLQSGGWIASGPVGADRQPTIAWPRGLATLAREGFGEVQTPVRGDAARDLRIGDRVWMRHAKAGEACEHVDALHVVDGDATIAAVPTYRGEGRTFR from the coding sequence ATGCTCGACCTCGCCGCCGCGTCCCCCTTCGACGCCGACGCGCACTGGCCGTCGATGGATGCTGCCACCCGCGACCTCGACGCGCCGCTGGCCGCGCTGTCGCTGTCGGCCCTCGCAGCGAACGCCGCCGACCTCGTGCGGCGCGCGTCGGGCACGCCCATCCGCGTCGCGTCGAAGTCGGTGCGATGCCGCGCCGTGCTCGACGCCGTGCTCGCGCAGCCCGGCTGGCACGGGATCCTCGCCTACACGCTGTCCGAGGCGCTGTGGCTCGCGGAGACGTGCGACGACGTCGTCGTGGGCTACCCGAGCGTCGACCGGGCGGCGATCGCCGCGCTCGCGGCATCCGAGCGCCTCGCGAGCCGCGTGACGATCATGGTCGACGATCCCGCGCAGCTCGACCTCGTCGACGCCGTCGCCGCGCCGCGCACGCGTGCGACGATCCGCGTCGCGCTCGAGCTCGACGCGTCGTGGCGCGGACCGCTCGGCCACGTCGGACCGCGGCGCTCGCCCGTGCACGCCGCTGCGGACCTCGACTCCCTCGCCCGCGTCGTCGCCGATCGGCCCGGCTTCTCCCTCGTCGGCGTCATGGCCTACGAGGGGCAGATCGCCGGCGTCGGCGACGCGGCGAGCGCCGTCGTGCGCGCGATGCAGCGCGTCTCGGCGGCCGAGCTCGCCGAGCGCCGTGCCGACGCCGTCGCGCGCGTGCGACGCATCGCCGACCTCGCGTTCGTCAACGGCGGCGGCACGGGGTCGCTCGAGCGCACGAGCGCCGAGCCGGCCGTCACGGAGGTCGCCGCGGGCTCCGGGCTCTTCGGGCCGGGGCTCTTCGACGGCTACCGCGGCTTCCAGCCGGCGCCGGCGCTCGCGATCGCGCTGCCGGTCGTGCGCCGCCCGAGCGCCGACGTCGCGACGCTGCAGTCGGGCGGATGGATCGCGTCCGGCCCCGTCGGCGCCGACCGGCAGCCGACGATCGCCTGGCCGCGCGGGCTCGCCACGCTCGCGCGCGAGGGCTTCGGCGAGGTGCAGACGCCCGTGCGCGGCGATGCGGCGCGCGATCTGCGCATCGGCGACCGAGTCTGGATGCGCCATGCGAAGGCCGGCGAGGCGTGCGAGCACGTCGACGCGCTGCACGTCGTCGACGGCGACGCCACGATCGCAGCCGTGCCCACCTACCGCGGCGAGGGCCGCACGTTCCGGTGA
- a CDS encoding MFS transporter, translating to MTSTDAKAKEHRSLVPARMDRLPWSRFHWMIVVGLGFSWILDGLEVQIVAANGYAQTLGMDAQEVGLAGTCYLLGQVFGALVFGRLADRLGRKNLFLVSLGVYLLGSAIAGLSFAPWFFYIWRFVAGAGIGGEYAAINSAIDEIIPARYRGRVDIAINGTYWGGAALGAVASSFFLNTDYFSQDLGWRLSFFIGPVLGLLLIYLRRHIPESPRWQMTHGREEEAERNVSEIEDRIRAEGKQIGDVDETKAITVREIGRVPFTTIAKVLFREYPRRTFVGITMMVTQSFLYNAIFFTYALVLENFYDTPPATASQYFIAFALGNLTGALVLGRLFDTWGRRRMLFGTYVLAGLILLVSAFLFRADVLDATTHTIFWCASFFFASAGASAAYLTVSEIFPLELRSQVISYVFSIGQAVGAAAPVLYGTLIGDGTDRDPLFWGYVLGSCVMIAGGVICGIFGVSAAGRSLEDVTAPLSLVQGAESGVTPDGSAPDGAGSGAARREGGRS from the coding sequence ATGACGTCGACGGACGCGAAGGCGAAGGAGCACCGGTCGCTCGTGCCGGCCAGGATGGACCGGCTGCCGTGGTCGAGGTTCCACTGGATGATCGTCGTCGGGCTCGGGTTCTCGTGGATCCTCGACGGCCTCGAGGTGCAGATCGTCGCGGCGAACGGCTACGCGCAGACGCTCGGCATGGATGCGCAGGAGGTCGGTCTCGCCGGCACGTGCTACCTGCTCGGGCAAGTGTTCGGCGCCCTCGTCTTCGGCCGGCTCGCGGATCGGCTGGGCCGCAAGAACCTCTTCCTCGTGTCGCTCGGCGTCTACCTGCTGGGCTCGGCGATCGCGGGTCTGTCGTTCGCGCCGTGGTTCTTCTACATCTGGCGCTTCGTCGCCGGCGCCGGCATCGGCGGCGAGTACGCGGCGATCAACTCGGCGATCGACGAGATCATCCCCGCGAGGTACCGCGGCCGCGTCGACATCGCCATCAACGGCACGTACTGGGGCGGTGCCGCGCTCGGCGCCGTCGCCTCGTCGTTCTTCCTGAACACCGACTACTTCAGCCAGGATCTCGGCTGGCGGCTGTCGTTCTTCATCGGCCCCGTGCTCGGCCTCCTGCTCATCTACCTGCGCCGCCACATCCCCGAGAGCCCGCGCTGGCAGATGACCCACGGCCGCGAGGAGGAGGCGGAGCGGAACGTCTCCGAGATCGAGGACCGCATCCGCGCCGAGGGCAAGCAGATCGGCGACGTCGACGAGACGAAGGCCATCACGGTGCGGGAGATCGGCCGCGTGCCGTTCACGACGATCGCCAAGGTCCTCTTCCGCGAGTACCCGCGGCGCACGTTCGTCGGCATCACGATGATGGTGACGCAGTCCTTCCTGTACAACGCGATCTTCTTCACGTACGCGCTCGTGCTCGAGAACTTCTACGACACGCCGCCCGCGACGGCGTCGCAGTACTTCATCGCGTTCGCCCTCGGCAACCTCACCGGCGCGCTCGTGCTCGGGCGGCTCTTCGACACCTGGGGCAGGCGACGGATGCTGTTCGGCACGTACGTGCTGGCCGGTCTCATCCTGCTCGTGTCGGCGTTCCTGTTCCGCGCCGACGTGCTCGACGCGACGACGCACACGATCTTCTGGTGCGCGTCGTTCTTCTTCGCCTCGGCGGGCGCGTCGGCCGCCTACCTCACGGTGTCGGAGATCTTCCCGCTCGAGCTGCGCAGCCAGGTGATCTCGTACGTGTTCTCCATCGGCCAGGCCGTCGGCGCGGCGGCACCGGTGCTCTACGGCACGCTCATCGGCGACGGCACCGATCGCGATCCGCTCTTCTGGGGCTACGTGCTCGGCTCGTGCGTCATGATCGCGGGCGGCGTCATCTGCGGCATCTTCGGCGTGAGCGCGGCCGGCCGCTCGCTGGAGGACGTCACGGCGCCCCTCTCGCTCGTGCAGGGCGCCGAGAGCGGAGTGACGCCGGACGGGTCGGCGCCGGACGGCGCCGGATCGGGCGCGGCGCGCCGGGAGGGTGGGCGCTCCTAG
- a CDS encoding D-arabinono-1,4-lactone oxidase, producing the protein MTWRNWARSQRATPTAVLRPEDADEVAGIVRAAHERGARVKPVGAGHSFSAVAVAPGIQLDLARLSGLLAVDAARREATFAAGTPLHAIGDLLAPHGLALESMGDIDRQTLAGAVSTGTHGTGLAFGSIGSTIVAATLVTGTGEVLRVSGSEHPELLPAVRLGLGALGVLVDVTLRCSPAFTLHAVERVEPLEAVLEAWRERAAGGDHVEWYWFHGTDVAITMTRTRGPADAPPMGPGVVRRVVEREVLANGAWGVLCAAAAAVPSLAPGLARVASTQFAGPEVRDRSDRVFVAPRRVRFREMEYGMPLDAVPSAFRAMRALVERRGWRITFPVEVRAVAGDDALLSTAHGRETGYVAVHRYWREDPREHFAEVERVLVDHGGRPHWGKLHTRTAADLEPALPTLAAFRAVRDRLDPDRTFDNPYLRRTIG; encoded by the coding sequence ATGACGTGGCGGAACTGGGCGCGCTCGCAGCGTGCGACGCCGACCGCGGTGCTGCGGCCGGAGGACGCCGACGAGGTCGCGGGCATCGTGCGCGCAGCCCACGAGCGGGGCGCGCGGGTGAAGCCCGTCGGCGCAGGCCATTCGTTCTCGGCCGTCGCCGTCGCGCCCGGCATCCAGCTCGACCTCGCGCGGCTCTCGGGCCTCCTCGCGGTCGATGCCGCGCGGCGCGAGGCGACGTTCGCCGCCGGCACGCCGCTGCACGCGATCGGCGACCTGCTCGCGCCGCACGGGCTCGCGCTCGAGTCGATGGGCGACATCGACCGGCAGACGCTCGCCGGCGCCGTCTCGACCGGCACGCACGGCACGGGTCTCGCATTCGGCTCCATCGGATCGACGATCGTCGCGGCGACGCTCGTGACGGGGACGGGGGAGGTGCTGCGCGTGAGCGGCAGCGAGCATCCCGAGCTGCTGCCGGCCGTCCGGCTCGGCCTCGGCGCCCTCGGGGTGCTCGTCGACGTCACGCTGCGGTGCTCGCCCGCGTTCACGCTGCATGCCGTCGAGCGCGTCGAGCCGCTCGAGGCCGTGCTCGAGGCGTGGCGCGAGCGCGCGGCCGGCGGCGACCACGTCGAGTGGTACTGGTTCCACGGCACGGACGTGGCCATCACGATGACCCGCACGCGCGGGCCCGCCGACGCGCCGCCGATGGGCCCGGGCGTCGTGCGCAGGGTCGTCGAGCGCGAGGTGCTCGCCAACGGCGCCTGGGGCGTGCTGTGCGCGGCGGCCGCCGCCGTGCCCTCGCTCGCGCCGGGCCTCGCGCGGGTCGCGTCGACGCAGTTCGCCGGCCCCGAGGTGCGCGATCGCTCGGACCGCGTCTTCGTCGCGCCCCGACGCGTGCGATTCCGCGAGATGGAGTACGGGATGCCGCTCGACGCGGTGCCGAGCGCGTTCCGCGCGATGCGCGCGCTCGTCGAGCGCCGCGGCTGGCGCATCACCTTCCCCGTCGAGGTGCGCGCCGTCGCGGGCGACGACGCGCTGCTCTCCACCGCCCACGGACGCGAGACCGGCTACGTCGCCGTGCACCGGTACTGGCGCGAGGACCCGCGCGAGCACTTCGCCGAGGTCGAGCGCGTGCTCGTCGACCACGGCGGCAGGCCGCACTGGGGCAAGCTGCACACGCGCACCGCGGCCGACCTCGAGCCGGCGTTGCCGACGCTCGCGGCCTTCCGCGCCGTGCGCGACCGCCTCGACCCCGACCGCACCTTCGACAACCCGTACCTCCGCCGCACGATCGGCTGA
- a CDS encoding DUF501 domain-containing protein, producing the protein MTAQLGRPVRDVVGVSARCGCGAPTVVATRPRLANGTPFPTFHYLTHPDATIAMSRLEAAGVMVELQERLAEPGVAAAYQRAHEAYLAERAEHGEVPEIDGISAGGMPTRVKCLHALLAHALAAGPGVNPIGDAALALSEWQPETCTCSRPRATAEADAVEGES; encoded by the coding sequence ATGACCGCGCAGCTCGGCCGGCCCGTGCGCGACGTCGTCGGCGTCTCGGCACGGTGCGGCTGCGGTGCGCCGACGGTCGTGGCGACGAGGCCGCGGCTCGCGAACGGCACGCCGTTCCCCACGTTCCACTACCTCACGCATCCCGACGCGACGATCGCGATGTCGCGCCTCGAGGCCGCCGGCGTCATGGTCGAGCTGCAGGAGCGCCTCGCCGAGCCGGGGGTCGCCGCCGCGTACCAGCGCGCGCACGAGGCCTACCTCGCCGAGCGGGCCGAGCACGGCGAGGTCCCCGAGATCGACGGCATCAGCGCCGGCGGCATGCCCACGCGCGTCAAGTGCCTCCACGCGCTGCTCGCCCACGCGCTCGCAGCAGGTCCGGGCGTCAACCCCATCGGCGACGCAGCGCTCGCGCTCAGCGAGTGGCAGCCCGAGACCTGCACGTGCAGCAGGCCCAGGGCGACGGCCGAGGCGGATGCGGTAGAGGGCGAGTCCTGA
- a CDS encoding FtsB family cell division protein codes for MDERPGGIRGLGRALASTARARAERRGEQPRRSSDAQVGRLRLSWTLLVVTSLVVVGAVALAPSIGLLLEQRRTIADLQQQVDDQQQAVDDLGEQVARWDDPAYIEAQARDRLFYVYPGETAYVVIDDRGPAESIDAAPTFTTDLVESQGDWVQTGIASIVLAGLTDADADELAAGTPLEPR; via the coding sequence ATGGACGAGCGGCCCGGCGGCATCCGCGGCCTCGGCCGCGCCCTCGCCTCCACGGCGAGGGCGCGCGCCGAGCGCCGCGGCGAGCAGCCGCGCCGCTCGTCCGACGCGCAGGTGGGGCGCCTGCGGCTGTCGTGGACGCTGCTCGTCGTGACGAGCCTCGTCGTCGTCGGCGCCGTCGCGCTCGCGCCCTCGATCGGGCTGCTGCTCGAGCAGCGCCGCACGATCGCCGACCTGCAGCAGCAGGTCGACGACCAGCAGCAGGCCGTCGACGACCTCGGCGAGCAGGTCGCGCGCTGGGACGACCCCGCCTACATCGAGGCGCAGGCGCGCGATCGCCTCTTCTACGTCTACCCGGGCGAGACGGCGTACGTCGTGATCGACGATCGCGGCCCGGCCGAGTCCATCGACGCGGCGCCGACCTTCACGACCGACCTCGTCGAGTCGCAGGGCGACTGGGTGCAGACGGGCATCGCGTCGATCGTGCTCGCGGGCCTCACGGACGCCGACGCCGACGAGCTCGCCGCGGGCACGCCGCTCGAGCCGCGCTGA
- a CDS encoding winged helix-turn-helix domain-containing protein — protein sequence MARARLSAAEARRVAFAAQGFGARPSSVGTRQLSGALARLRLLQLDTVNVFERSHYLPMLARLGAYDRALLDRLVVHDRQPRRLGRTTELWAHEAAIVPVEDVPLLRFRAERFRAKPRNAAFLAQHARLVDELRASIRDRGPSTVGELEHPSNVRGPGGWWDRGDAYHAVHAMFRAGDLVVLGRRRFERVYDLAERALPAALQHAMPEEVATVELVRRAAVALGVGTVDDLRDYYRLAYLADARRAVEQLVEAGELVPVTVEGWGAPAYLHAEQRIPRTIDATSLLSPFDPIAWHRPRALRMFDFHYRISIYTPPEEREHGYYVLPVVVGDAIVGRMDLKSDRRAGVLRVQHAHVEPAFADRAGELAARIAPRVLEAAAWQGLEAVAVAGPGTWAPALRATLRS from the coding sequence ATGGCGCGAGCACGGCTGTCGGCGGCGGAGGCCAGGCGCGTCGCGTTCGCGGCGCAGGGATTCGGAGCGCGACCGTCGTCGGTGGGCACGCGCCAGCTCTCGGGCGCCCTCGCGCGGCTGCGGCTGCTGCAGCTCGACACGGTCAACGTCTTCGAGCGCAGCCACTACCTGCCGATGCTCGCCAGGCTCGGCGCCTACGACCGCGCCCTGCTCGATCGGCTCGTCGTGCACGACCGCCAGCCGAGGCGCCTGGGCCGCACGACGGAGCTGTGGGCGCACGAGGCGGCGATCGTGCCGGTGGAGGACGTGCCGCTGCTGCGCTTCCGCGCCGAGCGCTTCCGCGCGAAGCCCAGGAACGCCGCCTTCCTCGCGCAGCACGCGAGGCTCGTCGACGAGCTGCGCGCCAGCATCCGCGATCGCGGCCCCTCGACGGTCGGCGAGCTCGAGCATCCGTCCAACGTGCGGGGTCCGGGCGGCTGGTGGGATCGCGGCGACGCGTACCACGCGGTCCACGCGATGTTCCGCGCCGGCGACCTCGTGGTGCTCGGGCGGCGACGGTTCGAGCGCGTCTACGACCTCGCCGAGCGGGCGCTGCCGGCCGCGCTGCAGCACGCGATGCCCGAGGAGGTGGCGACGGTCGAGCTCGTGCGGCGCGCGGCGGTCGCCCTCGGCGTCGGCACGGTCGACGACCTGCGCGACTACTACCGCCTCGCCTACCTCGCCGACGCGAGGCGAGCCGTCGAGCAGCTGGTCGAGGCGGGCGAGCTCGTGCCGGTGACGGTCGAGGGATGGGGTGCACCCGCCTACCTGCATGCCGAGCAGCGCATCCCCCGCACGATCGACGCGACGTCGCTGCTGTCGCCCTTCGACCCCATCGCCTGGCACCGGCCGCGCGCCCTGCGCATGTTCGACTTCCACTACCGCATCTCGATCTACACCCCGCCCGAGGAGCGGGAGCACGGCTACTACGTGCTGCCGGTGGTCGTGGGCGACGCGATCGTCGGGCGCATGGATCTCAAGAGCGATCGGCGCGCGGGCGTGCTGCGCGTGCAGCACGCGCACGTCGAGCCCGCGTTCGCCGATCGCGCGGGCGAGCTCGCGGCGCGCATCGCGCCGCGCGTGCTCGAGGCCGCGGCGTGGCAGGGGCTCGAGGCCGTCGCCGTCGCGGGGCCTGGCACGTGGGCGCCGGCGCTGCGCGCGACGCTGCGATCCTGA